In Effusibacillus pohliae DSM 22757, the sequence GCGTGACGCTGCGCATCTGGAACCTGCCAGATGACCAGCACCAACGGCTGCCAGATGACTAGAGCTTTGTACGAATCCACCTCACAAACCTTTGAATTACAGACTAGCTCCTTGAAAGGAGGGAGACGACAATGCCTGCGGTGCTGATTTATGTTCCAGGAGGAAAGATCAACAAATTGGCTTATGAAGGAGCCATGCAGCAGGTGGAAGCTTTGCGAAAGGCGATGGGTGAAAACACCGAGACACTAAGCATGATCGACATTGACCCTTCGAATGGTGAAGCTGCAACAGAAGAGGATCGGAAAAGGGCGGAAAGGTTCGTACAGTTGGCCTGCAGCGGTAAGCCGGTGATTGCTCTGATTCCGGCGCGGGGATATGAAGAAGCGTATTTCAGACTGGCAAAAGCCGTGTCTCCGGACGCTCAGCTTTTGCACCCAAGCCAACTTGCAATAATCAATGCGCTTCGGCGTCCGGAAACTGATGAAGAATGGCAACGCTCTTTGAGCTGGACAGTAGCAAGGGTTTTGATGACGTTTGAGAATGCAAAGGCACACACAAACAATATTGAGCCTACACCGGTTGAACAGGGGAAGGCGTGATGAAAATAAAATCCCCATCATCATTGATACAAACGAGCCGATCTTCGTCGTCAATGTAGGGTTCTAAGGTTGAGGGGAAATGGATTTCTCCACCACTTCGCAATTTAATCTTAAAAGTATGGCTATCATAACTGATTCTTGTCGCAAATTCGACAACGTTGATCAAGGAAATTTTGTCTGAAACCAAATTGAGAATGATATACCGGCCTTCATAACAGTTTTGAATGTCGTTCCAAGTAGTCATAATTCAATTCTCCGTTTCGTTGAGTTTTCTATACCAGCCCAAAAAGCATTCGATCAACGAGTGGGAGAATCCTTTCGAATTTATCGATTTCAGAGAGAGGAGTTGGAACATGATGACGACAATCACTGAGAAACCAGACAGACTAGCCCCTTGGCGGGAGTACTACCAACAAATCATGCAACTGGATGTACCTGATTATGAGCGTGACATTCGGCTGGCCGAATTAATGACCCTCATGGAAAACCACTTTCGTATCCCTCTTTGGCGAGATGAAGAATATTACCGCCAAAACCCGGATGTGATCGAGTTTTACCGGAGTGTATCGTTCTCAAGAAAAACGATTTGGATGGATTGACCGCCGGCCAGCCCGGCGCTAGTGGACAAGCATTACGAGGGGAGGGAGTTTGGATCATACTCGTTACCTTATCGACAGGTGGACAAGCCTTTGCTCAAGAGAGGAGGTACGAAGTGAAAATCAGTCAGATTCTTGAGAACCTAAACAGTTTTTGTAGCAGATGCTCAGGATATCTGGAGCAGTGCAGTGAATGCGAGATTGAAGCCGTCAGGCAACAATTAATAGTGGACAAGCAAAGGAGGTTGCTTTCACAGACAAATGAAAAGGAACTGGCTGTATGAGTTGCCGCTCCCACCAGTTCCCATCCCAAGGGGCTATTTGCCCTGAAAAGGGGCCTCTGCCCTACGAAAGGGCCGCTGGCCAATTAAGCTCACATTCATTTTAGCGCAGAGGCCCCGGATTTTCAATTGGTAAATCATTCCGGGGAGGTTATTACGATGAAGCGAGCAGTCATAGCGGTTGGTGTACGGATCAATGGCGTTTGGAAGTCTGTAAAGTTTGTTCGTGACTCAGCAAAAAGTGAGGAGGGGAGAAAGTTGTGATTCTGAGAGAGTTGCATGCGATCAGAAAAAGTGCACAGCGGTTTGGGGACGGATGGTGCATGATCTCGTGCATTGACGAAACCACAGCTTCCAAAGTATCTAAACGTCTTTTTGAACTGGGGTATGAGGTTCAAATTGAGGAAAAAGCGGAAGTTCAGAGGATCCGCTTTAGACGGGTAGGAAAGGTGGGAGCAAAATGCTGAAATGCCCGCGTTGCGGATATGTTTGCCCCTCCTGAAGCGGCCAAATCTGCCCGCGTTGCGGGAGTGATGTAATTGTTGACCTGCAAGAAAGGGGAACAAAGGAAGATGGCACAAACCAAAATCGAATGGGCCACGGACGTCTGGAATCCAGTTACAGGCTGCTCCAAAGTTTCACCAGGCTGTGAAAACTGTTACGCCGAGCGAATTTCGCATCGGTTCGGATGGACGACGAAGCCTTGGACGGCGGCGCATGCGGCAGAAAATGTGAATTTGCATACGGAACGATTGACGGAGCCGCTAAGGTGGCGGAAGCCGCGCCGGGTGTTTGTGAATAGCATGTCGGATCTGTTTCATGAAGTTGTGCCTGATTGGTACATCGATCAGCTATTCGGGATCATGATGGCTTGCTGGCTTAAGAACAAGTCAAGTCACACATTCATAATTCTCACAAAGCGGCCGGATCGGATGCAATCGTATTTGAGTCCAGAACCAGTGAACCTGATTGAGCGGTGGAGCAAGTCTCTTGACGGTGTGGTCATTATGGATGATCCGGACATGCTGTTTTCGGAGTATGTCGAGACCGTTTCAAGTTACGAGAGTATCTTTCCGTTGCCAAACGTCTGGCTCGGCGTAACGGTCGAAGATCAACGCTGGGCGGACGAGCGGATTCCGCTTCTTCTGCAAACGCCGGCGGTTGTTCGGTTCGTATCTTGCGAGCCATTGCTAGGTCCGGTGGATTTGACACGTATTAACCTTGGACAAAAACTTACCCAAGGCTACGGTTCCCGACGTATCGAGTGGGATGCACTAACCGGTTGGGAGAAGCAGTATCTTCCGGAAGCGACTCGACCATCAGTCAGTATTAGCGGGCCCGATCGACGCATTAACTGGGTCATTGTCGGCGGGGAGTCCGGGCTCGGAGCACGACCCATGCATCCGGATTGGGTGCGGGATATTCGGGATCAGTGTCGGGAAGCAAATGTGCCGTTCTTCTTCAAACAGTGGGGGGAATGGGCGCCAGTACATGAACACGAGCCTAGAATCAAAGGCAAGCTCTGGTTCAATTTCGATCCCGATACAGCAGTTTGCAGGTTTGGGAAAAAGAAAGCCGGCCGGATTCTGGACGGCCGAACGTGGGATGAGATGCCTGATATTATCACGT encodes:
- a CDS encoding phage Gp37/Gp68 family protein, which produces MAQTKIEWATDVWNPVTGCSKVSPGCENCYAERISHRFGWTTKPWTAAHAAENVNLHTERLTEPLRWRKPRRVFVNSMSDLFHEVVPDWYIDQLFGIMMACWLKNKSSHTFIILTKRPDRMQSYLSPEPVNLIERWSKSLDGVVIMDDPDMLFSEYVETVSSYESIFPLPNVWLGVTVEDQRWADERIPLLLQTPAVVRFVSCEPLLGPVDLTRINLGQKLTQGYGSRRIEWDALTGWEKQYLPEATRPSVSISGPDRRINWVIVGGESGLGARPMHPDWVRDIRDQCREANVPFFFKQWGEWAPVHEHEPRIKGKLWFNFDPDTAVCRFGKKKAGRILDGRTWDEMPDIIT